One Chengkuizengella sediminis DNA segment encodes these proteins:
- the ccsA gene encoding cytochrome c biogenesis protein CcsA, whose product MSLEQISNTGLIVAFFIYIVAFFSFVIAITGKKWSNRNPKDHLTRWSKIAFSITVIGFASQILYFITRWIYSGHIPNSNMFEFMTLLSMMIIVGFIVIYLIYRSAGIGVFALPVAFIVQAYAMVFPWEAEPLIPALQDNWLKIHVTTAALGEAFFAVGFATGLMYLIRTVNFSGTSKKDRRSVRGVEFTIFVILVVVGFISSVFLFNGMDYQAEFTKEVIIPAEDTALELEQVITEDVEYTLPPIIQPYNSEITSMDSYFGIQKPLFEAPFWMKGVNAGRKLNTVVWALLLGTLLYYGLRLILRKPIGASIQPILSDIDPDDLDEITYRSIALGFPIFTLGALIFAMIWAHIAWERFWGWDPKEVWALIVWLFYSVYLHLRLSRGWQGEKSSWLSVIGFLIVMFTLVGVNLVIAGLHSYAGV is encoded by the coding sequence TTGAGTTTAGAACAAATTAGTAATACGGGTTTAATTGTTGCATTTTTTATTTATATTGTTGCATTTTTTTCTTTTGTAATTGCAATAACAGGGAAAAAATGGAGTAATCGAAATCCCAAAGATCATTTGACCCGTTGGAGTAAAATCGCTTTTAGTATTACAGTAATAGGATTTGCATCTCAAATCTTATATTTTATTACAAGATGGATTTATTCTGGACATATACCAAATTCAAACATGTTCGAGTTTATGACTCTTTTGTCAATGATGATTATTGTAGGTTTTATAGTCATTTATTTAATATATCGTTCAGCTGGTATAGGAGTATTTGCACTTCCTGTTGCATTTATTGTACAAGCTTATGCAATGGTTTTCCCTTGGGAAGCAGAACCTTTAATTCCAGCTTTACAAGATAATTGGCTTAAAATTCATGTCACAACTGCAGCTCTTGGAGAAGCTTTTTTTGCAGTTGGGTTCGCTACTGGGTTAATGTATTTAATTAGAACAGTGAATTTCTCAGGCACATCAAAGAAAGATCGTCGATCCGTAAGAGGTGTGGAATTCACCATTTTTGTTATACTTGTTGTAGTAGGATTTATTAGTTCAGTTTTCCTATTTAACGGAATGGATTATCAAGCGGAGTTTACTAAGGAAGTTATTATACCTGCTGAAGATACAGCGTTAGAATTAGAGCAAGTGATCACAGAAGATGTGGAATATACACTGCCTCCAATTATACAACCCTATAATAGTGAAATAACGTCAATGGATTCTTATTTTGGCATTCAGAAGCCATTATTTGAAGCACCATTTTGGATGAAAGGTGTAAACGCTGGAAGGAAATTAAATACTGTGGTTTGGGCATTGTTGTTAGGAACATTGCTTTATTACGGGTTAAGATTGATATTACGAAAACCGATAGGTGCAAGCATACAACCCATATTAAGTGATATAGATCCAGATGATTTAGATGAAATTACTTATCGTTCCATTGCACTAGGATTCCCAATTTTTACTTTAGGAGCTTTGATATTTGCTATGATTTGGGCACATATCGCATGGGAAAGGTTTTGGGGCTGGGATCCAAAGGAAGTATGGGCATTAATTGTATGGTTGTTTTATAGTGTTTATTTACATTTACGTTTATCACGCGGTTGGCAAGGTGAAAAATCCTCATGGTTATCCGTTATTGGATTTTTAATTGTGATGTTTACATTAGTAGGTGTTAATTTAGTTATAGCTGGATTACACTCCTACGCAGGAGTATAA
- a CDS encoding response regulator transcription factor, which produces MSEKSMILVVDDEERIRRLLRMYLEKEGCVVDEAEDGETALEMALEKDYDLILLDLMLPGMDGIEVCEKLRIQKATPVVMLTAKGEEANRVQGFEVGTDDYVVKPFSPREVIYRVKAILRRSSATAYLTSEDSSSNNIVFPNLIIEHDAHRVTANGQIISLTPKEYELLHYLAASPDKVYSREELLKDVWNYEFFGDLRTVDTHVKRLREKLNKVSPEAASMIHTVWGVGYKLEVPK; this is translated from the coding sequence ATGTCAGAAAAAAGTATGATTTTAGTTGTAGATGATGAGGAAAGAATACGTAGACTTCTTCGTATGTACCTTGAAAAAGAAGGTTGTGTAGTAGACGAAGCAGAAGATGGTGAAACAGCTTTAGAAATGGCTCTTGAAAAGGATTATGATTTAATTCTATTAGATTTGATGCTTCCAGGTATGGATGGAATTGAGGTTTGCGAGAAACTTAGGATTCAAAAAGCCACTCCAGTAGTCATGTTAACCGCTAAAGGAGAAGAAGCAAATCGAGTGCAAGGTTTCGAAGTAGGTACAGACGATTATGTAGTAAAACCGTTTAGTCCGAGAGAAGTCATCTACCGTGTAAAAGCGATCTTACGACGTTCATCTGCTACTGCATATCTAACTAGTGAAGATAGTTCTAGTAATAACATTGTTTTTCCAAATTTAATCATCGAACATGATGCACATCGTGTCACTGCTAACGGACAAATTATTAGCTTAACACCTAAAGAATATGAACTGTTACATTACTTAGCTGCATCTCCTGATAAGGTGTATTCTCGAGAAGAATTACTAAAGGATGTATGGAACTATGAGTTTTTTGGTGATCTAAGAACCGTTGATACACATGTTAAAAGACTTAGAGAAAAGTTAAATAAGGTCTCACCTGAAGCAGCTTCCATGATCCATACTGTTTGGGGAGTAGGGTATAAGCTAGAGGTGCCAAAATAA
- a CDS encoding ATP-binding protein, translated as MNIWKSVVGKLWITIILLVAFVITFLGLFLLVYIDVNFDKNSQEIKWLFVYTGIIGFLLTTFFAFFLFTKITQPLLQLKKAAYSITVGEYKTRVEIRSSDEIGQLASRFNLMAEKLEQTIRDLNHEKEQLGSILRSMTDVVITFDAHGTILLANPQGEKLIQHWAAISWEKGSEMIASKHIPEPLQSLFQTVVSNNEELTSKLYVLNDVWSVVITPLYAQDMVRGAVAVLRNVTEEDRLEKLRKDFVANVSHELRTPLSMLQGYSEALLDDIAGSIDERKELAQIILDESLRMSRLVKDLLDLAKMEAGHIEMNCDRVNITTLLERVIRKFSTLSNEHHGVTIKQNIAKEGLWIECGDEDRLEQVLTNLLDNGLRHTPKGAFIFIRAHYTVNQDGIRVEIEDQGEGIPTEDLPYIFERFYKADKARTRNSTGGTGLGLSIVKNIVQSHEGTIEAKSIVGKGTTFSFVIPCHRLSE; from the coding sequence GTGAATATATGGAAGAGTGTAGTTGGTAAGCTGTGGATTACGATCATCCTCCTAGTTGCTTTTGTAATCACATTTTTAGGGTTGTTTTTATTAGTATATATCGATGTGAATTTTGATAAAAATTCGCAGGAAATTAAGTGGTTATTTGTATATACAGGCATTATTGGATTTTTACTAACTACATTTTTTGCATTTTTCTTATTTACTAAAATTACTCAGCCTTTATTACAATTAAAAAAAGCAGCATATTCCATTACCGTTGGGGAATATAAAACTCGTGTTGAGATTCGCTCCTCTGATGAAATTGGACAGTTGGCTAGTAGGTTTAATCTTATGGCTGAAAAACTCGAACAAACCATTAGAGACTTAAACCACGAAAAAGAACAATTAGGAAGCATTTTACGTAGTATGACGGATGTGGTTATCACTTTTGATGCACATGGTACTATATTACTAGCAAACCCACAAGGTGAGAAACTGATTCAGCATTGGGCTGCAATTTCTTGGGAAAAGGGTTCTGAAATGATTGCTTCAAAGCATATTCCAGAACCTCTTCAATCTTTATTTCAAACCGTAGTTTCCAACAATGAAGAGTTGACATCCAAGTTATATGTTCTAAATGATGTCTGGTCAGTGGTTATTACTCCACTTTATGCTCAAGATATGGTTCGTGGTGCCGTTGCTGTATTGCGTAATGTTACTGAAGAGGACCGTTTAGAAAAATTACGTAAAGATTTTGTAGCGAATGTATCTCATGAATTGAGAACTCCACTATCGATGTTGCAGGGGTATAGTGAAGCGTTACTGGATGATATTGCTGGTTCCATTGATGAAAGGAAGGAACTCGCACAGATTATTTTGGATGAATCATTACGTATGAGCAGACTAGTTAAAGATTTATTAGACTTGGCGAAAATGGAAGCAGGACATATTGAAATGAATTGTGATCGGGTGAACATTACAACATTACTTGAAAGAGTCATTCGTAAATTCTCAACATTATCAAATGAACATCATGGTGTAACTATAAAGCAGAATATAGCTAAAGAAGGTTTATGGATAGAATGTGGTGATGAAGACCGATTAGAGCAAGTTTTAACTAATTTATTGGATAATGGCTTGCGACACACGCCTAAAGGAGCATTTATATTCATTCGTGCTCATTATACAGTGAATCAAGATGGTATACGAGTTGAAATAGAAGATCAAGGAGAGGGGATTCCTACTGAGGATCTACCTTATATATTTGAAAGATTTTATAAAGCAGACAAAGCAAGGACACGTAATTCTACAGGTGGTACTGGATTAGGTTTATCCATTGTTAAGAATATTGTTCAATCTCATGAAGGTACGATAGAAGCTAAGAGTATAGTTGGGAAAGGGACAACTTTTTCATTTGTAATACCATGTCATAGATTAAGTGAGTAG
- a CDS encoding gamma-glutamyltransferase family protein: MRIDYLHHPYPSQRMTVFAKRGMVATSQPIAAQAGLDILKKGGNAIDAAIATAACLTVVEPTSNGIGGDAFALVWNKGELHGLNATGPAPKKISINALKEMGYNTIPDYGWIPVTVPGAPCAWSKLSNQFGKLSLKEVLEPAIHYAENGYPISPILGKYWDMAYNRYKKHLIGPEFKPWFDTFAPKGRAPKIGEMWGSIEHAKTLKSIAETNGESFYRGELAQKIISFSKLYGGFLTEEDLGEYQSEWVKPISLNYRGYDVWEMPPNGQGIVTLMALNILKDFSFTEKESVDTYHKQIEAMKLAFTDGKKYITDPNHMTTTVKQLLSEEYGNQQAKLICNQALIPDAGSPVKGGTVYLATADDQGNMVSFIQSNYSGFGSGLVVPGTGIALQNRGSDFSLDPSHDNSLQPGKKTYHTIIPGFITKGNDAIGPFGIMGAYMQPQGHLQVVMNMIDFHLNPQSALDAPRWRWMEGKKIKVEHNFPHHIAKQLASRGHEIEIALDQGGFGRGQIICRDLQTGVLSGGTESRTDGAISAY, translated from the coding sequence ATGAGAATAGATTATTTACATCATCCTTATCCATCACAGAGAATGACAGTGTTTGCAAAGAGAGGGATGGTTGCAACATCACAACCAATTGCTGCACAAGCTGGTTTAGATATTTTAAAAAAGGGTGGTAACGCCATTGATGCAGCAATTGCTACTGCAGCTTGTTTAACTGTTGTTGAACCAACATCAAATGGTATTGGTGGAGATGCATTTGCTTTAGTATGGAATAAAGGCGAATTACATGGTCTTAACGCAACTGGTCCTGCACCAAAGAAGATATCAATCAATGCTCTAAAAGAAATGGGGTATAATACAATACCTGATTATGGGTGGATACCAGTAACAGTTCCAGGAGCACCTTGTGCATGGTCAAAGCTGTCAAATCAGTTTGGTAAGCTTTCACTAAAAGAAGTATTAGAGCCAGCCATTCATTATGCAGAGAATGGGTATCCTATTTCGCCTATATTAGGGAAATATTGGGATATGGCATATAATAGATATAAAAAACATCTCATTGGACCTGAATTTAAACCTTGGTTTGATACGTTTGCACCAAAAGGAAGGGCACCAAAAATAGGCGAAATGTGGGGATCTATAGAGCATGCAAAAACACTCAAATCCATTGCAGAAACAAATGGTGAAAGTTTTTATCGGGGTGAATTGGCACAAAAAATAATATCATTTTCAAAGTTATATGGAGGTTTTCTTACTGAGGAGGATTTAGGAGAATATCAATCAGAATGGGTAAAACCTATCTCATTAAATTACCGTGGATATGATGTGTGGGAGATGCCTCCAAATGGGCAAGGAATTGTTACCCTTATGGCACTGAATATTTTAAAAGATTTTTCGTTTACAGAAAAGGAAAGTGTTGATACCTATCATAAGCAAATTGAAGCAATGAAGTTGGCTTTTACTGACGGAAAAAAATACATAACAGATCCTAATCATATGACGACTACAGTAAAACAATTATTATCAGAAGAATATGGTAATCAGCAAGCAAAATTAATATGTAATCAAGCATTGATTCCTGATGCGGGATCACCTGTTAAGGGTGGTACAGTGTATCTTGCAACCGCAGATGATCAAGGAAATATGGTTTCTTTTATCCAAAGTAACTATAGTGGATTTGGTTCAGGGTTGGTGGTTCCTGGTACTGGGATAGCACTACAAAATCGAGGTTCTGATTTTTCACTGGACCCAAGTCATGATAACAGTTTGCAACCAGGTAAAAAAACTTATCATACAATTATTCCAGGATTTATTACAAAAGGTAATGACGCGATAGGTCCTTTTGGTATTATGGGTGCATATATGCAACCTCAGGGTCATTTACAGGTTGTAATGAATATGATTGACTTTCATTTGAATCCACAATCGGCTCTAGATGCACCTAGATGGAGGTGGATGGAAGGAAAAAAAATTAAAGTAGAACATAACTTTCCGCATCATATCGCAAAACAATTAGCTTCCAGAG